The following nucleotide sequence is from Tardiphaga sp. 709.
TGGACACTTTACTGTTCGCGCGGGTGCTGCAGGGCCTCGGCGCCGCTGGCGCCATGAGCGTCAATGCTGCGCTGGTCCGCGTGGTTTATCCCCCAAGCCATTTCGGCCGCGGGCTCGGTCATAACGCCCTCGTCGTTGCGACGGCCTTCACCCTCGGCCCCACCATCGCCTCGGGCATCCTGTCGGTTGCAACCTGGCCCTGGCTGTTCGCGATCAACCTCCCCTTCGGCCTCGCCGCCATTGTCATCAGCCTGAAGACGCTGCCGAAGACCACACGCGCCACCCATCGTTTCGATTTTCTCGGTGCCCTGCTGACCTCGCTCTGCCTCGGCCTGCTGATCCTCGGCATCGACAGCGCCGCCCATCACACGGCGCCGTCCATTGTCGTCGCCGAACTGGTTGCCGGCCTGTTGTTCGGCTGGCTGCTGCTCCGCCGGCAGGCCGATCACCCTGCGCCCATGCTGCCGATCGACCTGTTTCGCCGCCCATTGTTCGCGCTGTCGGCGGCCACGGCGGTTTGCTCCTTCTCCGTCCAGGGCCTCGCCTTCGTGTCGCTGCCGTTCTATTTCGAAGAAGTTCTGCATCGTTCGGCAGTCGAGACCGGCTTCTTCCTGACGCCCTGGCCGCTGGTCGTCGGCATCATGGCGCCGATCGCCGGCCGGTTGTCGGACCACTATCCCGCCGGGCTTCTTGGCGGTATCGGCATGGCCTTGCTGGGCGCCGGCATGGTGCTGCTGGCCACCCTGCCGCCCGACCCGAGCGTCGCCAATATCGTCTGGCGGATGGTGATCTGCGGCGCCGGCTTCGGCTTCTTCCAGGCCCCGAACATGAAGGCGATCATGTCGAGCGCTCCCGCCGGCCGCAGCGGCGGCGCCAGCGGTATCGTTGCCACCGCCCGGCTGACCGGCCAGAGCATGGGCGCGGCGCTCGCCGCCTTCTGCTTCGGCCTGTTCGGCCATGGCGGCGCGACTTGGGCGCTGGCGCTCGGCGCCGGCTTTGCCGCGCTCGGCTGCGTCATGAGCTTCCTGCGGCTGATCGTCCCGTCGTCACCCAGTCACTGATTTCAGAGATAATTTTGCGAACTCACATTTCTCTTTTGCAATGCCGTATTAAGTGATGTGATATACTGCAGTGCAGAGACAGATATTTTGCAGCGCAAGTAACAAAACTGAGTTCCATTGCCCTTCGGTTCCGTAAGTACCCAAAGACGCTGGACCAGTCTTGTATCCTTGTAGTCGCGGCGGGCACGAGGGCATTTCTTGAGGGTACTGTTCGTCACTCCAGAGATTGACGACTTCATCCGGGTGGGTGGCCTTGCAGCCGTCTCCGCCGCCCTCCCTAGAGCCTTGCGTATCTGGAGCGACGTTCGCATCATCCTTCCCGGCTACCGCGACGTCGTCACGCAGTTTCCTGACATCGAGATCGTCGGCGAATGCCCGGCACTGGCGGAAATGCCCGCCTGCTCGGTTGGCCTCGCCGCGACCAAGGATGGACTGCCGATCTACATTCTGCTGTGCCCGCAGCTCTACGATCGTCCAGGCAATCCCTATGGCGATGCCTGCGGCCGGGACTGGCCGGACAACGACATTCGCTTCGCGCGCTTCGCCTCAGCCGCGGCACTGCTCGCCTCCGGCAAGCTCGACAAGAACTGGTCGGCCGATCTGGTCCACGCCAATGACTGGCAGGCGGCCCTGGTGCCGGCCTATCTCGCCTGGAGCGGGGCGAAGATCCCGACCATCCTGACGATCCACAATCTCGCTTATCAGGGCCTGTTTCCGAAGTCTTCGCTGCGCCGGATCGGTGCACCCGCGGAGTCGTTCCACATCGACGGGCTCGAATTCTACGACAAGCTCTCCTTCCTCAAGGGCGGCCTGATCTATTCGTCGCACCTCACCACAGTGAGCGAGACTTACGCGCGCGAGATCACCACGCCGGAACTCGGTTGCGGGCTGGAAGGCCTGCTGACCAAACGCTCCAACGAGTCGCGTCTGACCGGCATTCTCAACGGCATCGATGAAAGCTGGGATCCGCGCGTCTGCGCGGAGCTCATGAGACCGTTCGGCGCGGGCGACTGGGAAGCCAAACGCGCCAATGCCGACGGGGTACGTCAACAATTTGGGCTCGCGCTCTCCCGCGGGCCCATTTTCGGTTTGGTCGCCCGCCTCGTGCATCAGAAGGGTGTCGACCTCGTATTGTCGGCAGCCGACGCCATCGTGTCCGCCGGCGGACAGATCGTTGTCACCGGACGCGGCGAGACCGAGCTCGAAAATGCGCTGATGGACGCGCATCGCCGTCGCCCCGACGCGATCGGCGTCGCCATCGGCTTCAACGACCGCGAGGCACGGCGCATTTTCGCCGGCAGCGACTTCACGCTGATGCCGTCGCGCTTCGAACCGTGCGGCCTGAGCCAGATGTATGCGCAACGCTTCGGCTCGCTGCCGATCGGCCACCAGACCGGCGGCCTCGCCGAAACCATCGTCGATGGCGAGACCGGTTTCCTGTTCACCCAACCCTCTACCGAGTCATTTTTGGGCGGCATCCTGCGGGCCTTCGCGACCTATGGCTCGAAGGAGCGCCTGAACTCGATGCGCCGCAGCGCCATGTCGAAGTCGTTCAGCTGGAATATTTCTGCTGCCAGCTACAGCGCGCTGTATCGCAAGACGATCGTCGCCGGAGTGTAGCGCGGGAAATCGGGAGGCGCCCCCCCGATCTTGGCTTGCGGATCAGTTCCGTTTCACAATAATGGCGAAAGCTGGCAACAACCATCATCCATGAAGACGTGGCCGGTACCCCCTGTGATGAAGGCCAGCCCGTGCTCAAAGCTTCGCCTCCCGCCGAGCCGCTCGTCGACTGGCGATCGGAAATCAGCGCTGGTCTGATCTCCAGCCTCGTCTGCCTGCCGCTCTGCCTTGCTTGCGGACTGCTGGTGTTTGCGCCGCTCGGCCCCGACTATGTCGCGGCCGGCGCTGCAGCTGGCCTGTATGGCGGCGCCATCGTCGGCCTCGTCGCGGCCGTGGTCGCCACCTCGTCCTATATCGTGACGACGAGCCGCGTCAGCATGGCCCTGGTGCAGGCTGGCCTGACCACGACGCTGGTCAATGACGCGACGCTTGCGAGCCAGCCCGCGATGATCGTGACCGCGATCATGCTGTGTTTGTTCCTGGCCGGGCTGTGGCAGGTCCTGTTCGGACTGCTCGGCCTGACGCGCGCCATCAAATTCGCGCCGCACCCGGTGCTGACCGGCCTGCTCAATGGCGTTGGCATGCTGATCGTGACTTCCCAGTTCAAGCCGTTCTTTGCCGCGCAGACGCTGTGGCCGAACAAGCCCGCGATGCTGGTTTACGTCGTGGCCCTGGCGCTCTTTGTTCTGAACTATCCGGCCATAGCAGCCTGGCTGCGGCTGCCGGACTGGCTGCGGAAGATACCGGGATCGCTTGCAGGCTTCATCGCCGGCACCGCGCTCTACTATCTGATCAGCATCCCGACCGGTCTCGACCTCGGGCCGACCATCGGTGAGATCCATGTCAGCTTCCCGCCGGCAATGCCGCTCGGCGCAGTGTTCGACGGCTCGATCACGCCGGAACTGACCGCCGTGCTTCCGCATGTTGTGCTGGTGTCGCTGGTGCTGGCGATCATCGGCACGGTCGAAACCATGCTGGCGTTTCGCGTGGCGCAGCAGCTCGACGATACGCATATCCACCCGGTACGCGACCTCGCCGCACAAGGCATCGCCAATGCGGCAGCAGCCCTCGGCGGCGGCATCGGCGGATCGGCGATCCCTTCCGTTATTCTGCTCGGCTATCGCATGGGCGGCCGCACGCGCTGGACCGGCATTTTCGTAGCTCTCAGCCTCTTGGCCATCACATTCGCGCTGTCGTCGGTGCTCGCACAGGTGCCGCGCGCGGTGTTCGCCGGCCTGCTTCTGGTGATCGGCATCGTGCTGTTCGATCGCTGGAATCTGCAACTGCTGGCCGATGTCAGACACAAAAGCGAGCCGCAGGTTCGCAGGCACGCCGTCTATAATCTGATCGTCGTCCTCGCGGTGATGGCCGTGACCGTGTTCAGCTCCGTCGTTTCCGGAGTGATCGTCGGCATCATCCTGTCCTGCATCATCTTCGTCATCAATATGAGCCGGCCACTGGTGCGCCGCGCCCATCTCGGCGACACACTGTTCTCCAAGCGCATTCGCTCGGCCGACGATCTCGCGATCCTGCAGCAGACCGGGCAGCAGCGCGCCATCCTGCAGCTCGAAGGCGCGCTGTTCTTCGGCAATGCCGACGACCTCTCGCTCCGCGTCAAGGACTTGTTCAACAGTACGGATATGATCCTGCTCGACATGGGTGCCATCTCCGACCTCGACGTGTCCGGCATCAACGCATTACGAACCCTGCGCCAGAAGGCGACTGAAAAGAAACGGCGACTGATCTACTGCAATGTCCGACCGGTTCATGCCGCCATCATCGGCAACGGGATCGGGCACGACGCGGCATCACCGCCTATGACGCAGGATCTCGACTCCGCACTGGAGTGGATGGAGCAGACCATGCTCGACCGCTCAGCTACGAGGCAGGGGCAAGCGGATGAACTCACGCTCGAGCAGATCGACTTTCTCGATGGCGTCTCCACCAACGAGATGGCCGAACTGACCGCAGTGATGACCAAGCGTGAATTCGCATGCGGCGATACGATCTGCCGCGAGGGTGACGCCGGCGACCGGATGTGGCTGATCCTGAAAGGCAGCGTCAGCGTGCTGCTGCGTACCGACGGGCATCACGAGCGACGCCGCATCGCCGGACTTGGCCGCGGCACGACGGTCGGAGAAATGGCGCTGGTGAAATCGGTGCCACGCTCGGCGACCATCGTCGCTGATGACGAGGTGGTCTGTTACGAATTCCCGCGCGACGGCTTCGACCTGATCCTGAGGAAAAATCCGGTGCTCGCCACCAGGCTGCTGGGCAACCTGGCGCGCGAACTCACCCGACGACTGCGGCAGACCTCGCAGGATCTGCGCGTCAGTCATCACTGAGGCGATTAAACCTCGACCACGCGCTCGACATGCACGCGGCGGCAATCCATCTCATATTCGAGATCGACGACCGGCGGGCGGTTGAAGTGCCAGGTCAGGCCGTTGCGGAACACGCCGCGGCGACCAAGCTCGCTCTCCAGCAGAGCATAGACGTCCCGCACGGTGTAGAGCTGCGCGCCGGTTGTCTGCTCCCAGGTGCCGGAGAATGCGCTCATGCGGCGCTCCATCTCGTCGAGCACGAACTTGGCTTTTTCCAGCATACCCGACGGGCTGATATCGCCGAGGCGTACCGTGTTGTCGCGATAGTCACCTTTGCCCTCAGCCGCTTCGCCGCTGCCGGCGATGACGAAGGAGGTCGGCGCATTCGGCGCGACGGTCGTGAACGAGAAGGCATGGAAGCCAGGCTCCGACGGCGGATCGATCTTCGGACACACATTACTGCGCGCGATCGGATTCACGCGATCCTTCATGATGCGCCACTCTTCGAGGGTCTTGATGTAGATCTCGTTGAAGTCGATGAAACCCTGCTCCGTGAAAGGTGCCGGCGAGCGCAGTTCGCAGGCCGCAAAGGCGGTCAGCGGCCGGCCGGCGGCCTTGATGATCTCGGCAACCCTGGCGAAGCCTTCCTTCAGCGGAACGACTTTGGAGAAACGCACGCGCTCCAGCGCGAAGCCGGGCAGCGCGCCAACGCCGCAGGAATACTGGAACACGCCCGGCATGTAACGGTAGCCGCTATTGGGGGCTTCGACGGTCTCAATCATGTTTGCCTCTTGCGATGAAATCAAAGTCAGTCTTCGAGGACGCCGAGATAGGCGTCGCGAATGATGGGATCGGCCAGCAATTCGGCGCCCTGCCCCGTGCGCACGATGCGGCCCATATCCATGATGTAGGCGTGATGACAGAGGTCGAGCGCCGTGGTGACGTCCTGCTCCACCAGCAGGATCGACATGCCTTCGGAGTTCAACTGGCGCAGCGCCGCAACCAGTTGCTCCACCAGCAGCGGCGACAGACCGAGCGAAAGCTCATCGATCATCAGCAAGCGCGGCGCGCTCATCAAACCGCGGCCGATGGCGCACATCTGCTGCTCGCCGCCGGACAGCGTAGCTGCTGCCTGATTGCGGCGCTCGCGCAGTTTCGGGAAGGTCGTGTAGACGCGATCGAGATCGCGATTGAGCTCGGAGCGGCTGACGCTGCGCGAATAGGCGCCCATCAGGAGATTGTCCTCGATGCTCATGGCACCGAACAGACGGCGCCCTTCCGGCACATGGACGATGCCATGAGCCAGCATCTGCGCCGCAGTCGCCTTCGACAGGTCGACGCCTTCCGAGACATATTTGCCTGAGGTCAGCGGGATCAGCCTGGACAGCGCACGCATCAGCGTGGTCTTGCCGGCGCCGTTGGAGCCGATCAGCGCGGTGATTTCGCCGGAGCGCACCACCATGTCGATGCCCCACAGCACCTGGATTTCGCCATAACCGGCGCAGATCCCATTCAGTTCGAGCATCGGATGATCAGCCACGGGCGGCGTTCCGTTGTGCATATTGCTGGCCCAGATAGGCATCGACGACGGCAGGATCCTTGATGATGTCGCGCGGCGCGCCATCGGCAATCAGCCGTCCGTTATGCAGCACCGCGATGCGGGTGCAGACATTGAGCACGACCTTCATCAGATGTTCGATCATCACGATGGTGATGCCATCGGCGGCGAGTTGGTGGATCAGTTTGGTGGCGCGCTCGACCTCGGCGCTGTTGAGGCCGGCATTGACTTCGTCGAGGAACAGCAGCTTCGGCTTCATCGCCAGCGCCTTGGCCAGTTCGAGCCGCTTGCGCATGGCCAGCGTCAGCGTCGCCGCGGACTGGTCGGCCTGTGCGTCGAGGCCAACGAATGCGAGATGCGCGCGGGCGGCCTCGCGAGCGGACTTCAGGCTCTCGCCCGGCTGCGAGAACAAGGCGGCAGCAGCGACATTGTCGAGCGCCGAAAACTCTGCAAAGGGCTGCACGATCTGAAAGGTGCGCGACAGACCGAGCCGCGCCGACTGATAGGTCTTGATCCGCGTGATGTCGCGGCCATCGAAGGTGACGACACCGGACGATGCCGGCGTGACACCGCAGATGGTGTTGACCAGCGTGGTCTTGCCGGCGCCGTTCGGGCCGATCAGGCCGACCACCTCACCCTTGCTAACCGAGAGCGAGACATCGCTCAGCGCCTTCAGCCCGCTGAAGTTTCGCGAGACGTTGCTCAGATGCAGGATTTCGTGACGGATCTCAGACATGCTTTGCCTTTCGTCCGAACAGCCCGCGCCAGACCTTGCCGGCATGCAGCGATATCAACCCGTGCGGCAGGAACAGCAGCAGCAGGATGATGAGGACGCCGAGCACGCCGGAATGGATCTGGATGTAATTGCGCCAAACCACTTCCTCGAGGCCGAGATAGACAAAGGCGCCACAGACCACGCCAAGCGGTGAGCCAAGGCCGCCCATCAGCGCCATCACGATCGGCTTCACCGAATAGAGGATATCGAACACGTCGGACGGATCGATGTAATGCACCCAGGCCGCATAGAGACCGCCGGCAGCGCCGACGAAACAGGCGGAAAGGCCGAAAGCCACGGCCTTGTAGAGCGTCGAGTTGAGCCCGACCATGTTCGAAGCCGTCTCGTTCTGCCGGATGCAGTTGAGGCCGAAGCCGAGCTTCGACATCGACACCGCGATGACAACGAGCGCGGTGATCAGCAGCAATCCCCACATCGCGTAAAAGAAGAACGTCGCGTCGGACAGCACACTGGAGCCGGACACCAGCGGAATGTTCAGGCCCATGCCGCCGCCTGTGAGGTCGGTGGCGTTGTTGACGAGTTCGCGGAACACTTCGACCAGCGAGAGGCTGGCGATGGCGAAGTAATGGCCGCGGAGGCGAAGCAGCACCGCACCGAGCGCCGCGGCCAACACAAGACAGAGCACCAGCGACCCCAGCAGCGACAGTGTCAGCGGCACGCCCTTGTTCATGAGAATGCCGGTGGTGTAGGCACCTAGCCCGAAGAAGGCCGCCGTCGCGAAGGACGGATAGCCGGCGAAGCCGCCGACGATGTTCCACGACAGCGCGAAGATCGCATACATGCAGGCCATGGTGCCCAAACGCAGCGCATAGGCGTCGCCGAACAGCGGCAGTGCGGCCACGAAGGCAATCAGGACAAGAAGCGCGATATTGGTCCGGGTCATTCAAAACCCTTTCGGCCGAGCAAGCCCTGCGGCCTGACGACAAGGAAAATGATGAGCAGGACGAAGGACAGCGTCACCGCATGGGCCGGGCCGAGATAGACCGAGCCAACGCCTTCAACGAGCGCCAGCAACAGACCACCGGCCAGTGCACCTGACACGCTGCCGAGTCCGCCGAGCACGCAGACCACGAAAGCCTTGCCGAGATAGGCTGATGAGGTCAGCGGCGAGATCGGGAAGATCAGCGCCATCAGCACACCGGCGCAGCCGGCGAGCGCAGCACCAAGACCGAAGGCAGTGGCATAGATCGATTTGACGTCCACCCCCATCAGCACCGCGGCATCGCGGTCGAGCCGGACCGCCACGATGGCGCGGCCGACTTTCGAGCGACGCAGCAGCAGATAGAGCAGGAATGTCAGCGCCAGTGCAGAGGCCGTGGCGATCAGGCGATCGACCGGTACCACCACATCGAAGATCGAGATCGAACCCGTGGGCGGATTGAGGATCAGCTTCCGGTAGTCCGCCTTGAAGTAATAGATCATCGCATTGTTCAGGATCAGATCGAGCCCGAAGGTCAGCGTCAGCGTCACCAGCACCGGCGCGGTGATGACGCGGTTGAGCAGCAGCCGCTGCAGCAGATAGCCGAACACGAAGAAGGCCGGCGCGGCGATCAGCAGCGCATACCAAGGCGACAGCCCGAGCGAATTATAGGCGCCCCAGGCGAGATACGCGCCGAGCACGATGAACGAGCCGTGGATCAGGTTGATGACGTTGAGCACGCCCCAGACCAGCGAGAAACCGATCGCGATACAGGCATAGAGACACCCAAGCACGAGTGCATTGATCAGGACCTGGATGGCCAGCATATCGTTTCCCCGCCGGTCTCAGCAGACTTGCTTGAGCATGATCTTGTCCGAAAACCGGCATCCACTTTTCGGGATCATGCTCAGTTCACGCCGAGCTTGAAGTCGCCCTGCTTGATCGCATCCGGGAACAGCACCACGGGCTTGCCGGCCTGGATCTGGAAGACCGGCGGTTCGAGCGAGTTGATCTGGCCATTGGCGCCGAACTTGACCGGCCCCCAGAAGGTCACGACGTCCATCTTGGCGAGTTCATCACGCACCTTGTCACGGTCCAGCGAGCCGGCCTTTTCGATGGCCATCTGAAACAGCGCGCCGCAGACGGCAGCCGAAGCGTGAGCGTAATCGGGCTCGAGCTTGTATTTGTCCTTGAACAGCTTCACGAAATTGGCCGTGGTGCCGAAAATGTCCTTGCCGTTGTACTGTTCGGCCGGATGCCACCACGAGGCGCTGGAGATGTTCTCGGCGCTCTGGCCGGCGGATTCGATGAATTCCTGATAGGCCGGACCGGCGATCATGGTGACGACATTGGCCTTCATCTGCTGATCGACCATCTGCTTGCGGATCAGCAGGAGATCGTTGGTGTAGCCGGTGACGAACACCCATTGCGGATTCAGCGATTTGATCTGCGACAGGGTCGCGGAGTGATCGAGCGTGTTGATGGCATATTTCTCGAAGTAAACGACTTCGAGACCGTTGGCCTTGGCGGACTTTTCCATCTCCTGCGCAATGGCCAGCGGGAACAGATCGTTACGTGCAAGGATCGCGACCTTCTTGACGTCGGCAGCCTTGGCCTTGACGAGCTGCGTCAGCGGCGTCGTCAGCGTGTCATTCGGCGTGAAGGTGCCGAACAAATACTTGTAGTTCTGGTCGTAGACCTGGGACGACGACGCGGTCGCGGCCAGCATCGGCACCTTGTATTTCTCGGCGATCGTGCTGGCGGCCTTGGCGGCGCCCGAGCCGAACGGGCCGAACATGAAATTCACCTTGTCCTGGGTGATCATCTGTTCGGTGGTCTGCACCGAGCGCGGCGTGTTGGATTGATAGTCCGAATAGACGATCTCGACCTTGTACTTCTTGCCGCCGACATCGATGCCGCCGGCCTTGTTGGCCTGTTCGGCCCAGAGGTCATAGCCCTGCTGCTGCTTCACGGCTTCCGGCGCCAGCGGCCCGGTGATCGGCAACGGTGCGCCGAAGCGGATGACATCTTGGGCCGAGGCCACCGAGGATGTCGCTCCCAGGCCAGCCGCAGCCAGCAGGAGGGATGCGGAAAAAGCCGAGACAGCAAGCCGGGGATGAAACATCCAAATTCTCCATCGATGACGGGACCGTGACCTGATCAAAACTCTGTCAAATTTAGATTTCGAATAAAAGCATTGAATTTCGATGTGAGAGGTCTGAAAATCAGAACGCTAGTCAGGTCCTGCCATCGCGCTGGGCAGCCAGTCGCGAGGGACCAACGATGATCGAATCCACCGCCATTCGCTATTTTCGCGTTGTTACCGAGTCCGGATCGATCAAACAGGCCGCCGCCGCGCTCCGCATCGCCCCCTCCGCCATCAGCCGACAAGTTCAGGGGCTGGAGGAGGAGCTAGCGGTCAAGCTGTTCGAGCGCGGCGCGCGCGGCATGAACCTGACCGATGCCGGCCATGTGCTCTATCGCTATGCAGTCGAGAACCGCAGCCAGCTCGACGGACTGCGCAGCCAGGTCGAGGAATTCGCATCGCTGCGCCGCGGCCAGGTGAAGATCGCCACCGTCGAAGGCATGCTGTCGAGCTTCCTGCCCAACTCCTTCGTCGACCTGTCGCAGCAATATCCGGGGATCACACTATCTGTCACCGCCGTGGGCGCTCGCGATGTGGTCGAGATGGTCAGCCA
It contains:
- a CDS encoding MFS transporter, which encodes MADGIAAQAPQPTEGLTPSQQRWARLAIFTALAMASLDTAIANIALPSIAADLHATPADVIWVVNVYQIAMVATLLPLGALGEIVGHQRIYLGGLILFTIASVACAFAWSLDTLLFARVLQGLGAAGAMSVNAALVRVVYPPSHFGRGLGHNALVVATAFTLGPTIASGILSVATWPWLFAINLPFGLAAIVISLKTLPKTTRATHRFDFLGALLTSLCLGLLILGIDSAAHHTAPSIVVAELVAGLLFGWLLLRRQADHPAPMLPIDLFRRPLFALSAATAVCSFSVQGLAFVSLPFYFEEVLHRSAVETGFFLTPWPLVVGIMAPIAGRLSDHYPAGLLGGIGMALLGAGMVLLATLPPDPSVANIVWRMVICGAGFGFFQAPNMKAIMSSAPAGRSGGASGIVATARLTGQSMGAALAAFCFGLFGHGGATWALALGAGFAALGCVMSFLRLIVPSSPSH
- the glgA gene encoding glycogen synthase GlgA, giving the protein MRVLFVTPEIDDFIRVGGLAAVSAALPRALRIWSDVRIILPGYRDVVTQFPDIEIVGECPALAEMPACSVGLAATKDGLPIYILLCPQLYDRPGNPYGDACGRDWPDNDIRFARFASAAALLASGKLDKNWSADLVHANDWQAALVPAYLAWSGAKIPTILTIHNLAYQGLFPKSSLRRIGAPAESFHIDGLEFYDKLSFLKGGLIYSSHLTTVSETYAREITTPELGCGLEGLLTKRSNESRLTGILNGIDESWDPRVCAELMRPFGAGDWEAKRANADGVRQQFGLALSRGPIFGLVARLVHQKGVDLVLSAADAIVSAGGQIVVTGRGETELENALMDAHRRRPDAIGVAIGFNDREARRIFAGSDFTLMPSRFEPCGLSQMYAQRFGSLPIGHQTGGLAETIVDGETGFLFTQPSTESFLGGILRAFATYGSKERLNSMRRSAMSKSFSWNISAASYSALYRKTIVAGV
- a CDS encoding SLC26A/SulP transporter family protein produces the protein MLKASPPAEPLVDWRSEISAGLISSLVCLPLCLACGLLVFAPLGPDYVAAGAAAGLYGGAIVGLVAAVVATSSYIVTTSRVSMALVQAGLTTTLVNDATLASQPAMIVTAIMLCLFLAGLWQVLFGLLGLTRAIKFAPHPVLTGLLNGVGMLIVTSQFKPFFAAQTLWPNKPAMLVYVVALALFVLNYPAIAAWLRLPDWLRKIPGSLAGFIAGTALYYLISIPTGLDLGPTIGEIHVSFPPAMPLGAVFDGSITPELTAVLPHVVLVSLVLAIIGTVETMLAFRVAQQLDDTHIHPVRDLAAQGIANAAAALGGGIGGSAIPSVILLGYRMGGRTRWTGIFVALSLLAITFALSSVLAQVPRAVFAGLLLVIGIVLFDRWNLQLLADVRHKSEPQVRRHAVYNLIVVLAVMAVTVFSSVVSGVIVGIILSCIIFVINMSRPLVRRAHLGDTLFSKRIRSADDLAILQQTGQQRAILQLEGALFFGNADDLSLRVKDLFNSTDMILLDMGAISDLDVSGINALRTLRQKATEKKRRLIYCNVRPVHAAIIGNGIGHDAASPPMTQDLDSALEWMEQTMLDRSATRQGQADELTLEQIDFLDGVSTNEMAELTAVMTKREFACGDTICREGDAGDRMWLILKGSVSVLLRTDGHHERRRIAGLGRGTTVGEMALVKSVPRSATIVADDEVVCYEFPRDGFDLILRKNPVLATRLLGNLARELTRRLRQTSQDLRVSHH
- a CDS encoding ABC transporter ATP-binding protein — translated: MLELNGICAGYGEIQVLWGIDMVVRSGEITALIGSNGAGKTTLMRALSRLIPLTSGKYVSEGVDLSKATAAQMLAHGIVHVPEGRRLFGAMSIEDNLLMGAYSRSVSRSELNRDLDRVYTTFPKLRERRNQAAATLSGGEQQMCAIGRGLMSAPRLLMIDELSLGLSPLLVEQLVAALRQLNSEGMSILLVEQDVTTALDLCHHAYIMDMGRIVRTGQGAELLADPIIRDAYLGVLED
- a CDS encoding ABC transporter ATP-binding protein; its protein translation is MSEIRHEILHLSNVSRNFSGLKALSDVSLSVSKGEVVGLIGPNGAGKTTLVNTICGVTPASSGVVTFDGRDITRIKTYQSARLGLSRTFQIVQPFAEFSALDNVAAAALFSQPGESLKSAREAARAHLAFVGLDAQADQSAATLTLAMRKRLELAKALAMKPKLLFLDEVNAGLNSAEVERATKLIHQLAADGITIVMIEHLMKVVLNVCTRIAVLHNGRLIADGAPRDIIKDPAVVDAYLGQQYAQRNAARG
- a CDS encoding branched-chain amino acid ABC transporter permease; translated protein: MTRTNIALLVLIAFVAALPLFGDAYALRLGTMACMYAIFALSWNIVGGFAGYPSFATAAFFGLGAYTTGILMNKGVPLTLSLLGSLVLCLVLAAALGAVLLRLRGHYFAIASLSLVEVFRELVNNATDLTGGGMGLNIPLVSGSSVLSDATFFFYAMWGLLLITALVVIAVSMSKLGFGLNCIRQNETASNMVGLNSTLYKAVAFGLSACFVGAAGGLYAAWVHYIDPSDVFDILYSVKPIVMALMGGLGSPLGVVCGAFVYLGLEEVVWRNYIQIHSGVLGVLIILLLLFLPHGLISLHAGKVWRGLFGRKAKHV
- a CDS encoding branched-chain amino acid ABC transporter permease, coding for MLAIQVLINALVLGCLYACIAIGFSLVWGVLNVINLIHGSFIVLGAYLAWGAYNSLGLSPWYALLIAAPAFFVFGYLLQRLLLNRVITAPVLVTLTLTFGLDLILNNAMIYYFKADYRKLILNPPTGSISIFDVVVPVDRLIATASALALTFLLYLLLRRSKVGRAIVAVRLDRDAAVLMGVDVKSIYATAFGLGAALAGCAGVLMALIFPISPLTSSAYLGKAFVVCVLGGLGSVSGALAGGLLLALVEGVGSVYLGPAHAVTLSFVLLIIFLVVRPQGLLGRKGFE
- a CDS encoding amino acid ABC transporter substrate-binding protein; protein product: MFHPRLAVSAFSASLLLAAAGLGATSSVASAQDVIRFGAPLPITGPLAPEAVKQQQGYDLWAEQANKAGGIDVGGKKYKVEIVYSDYQSNTPRSVQTTEQMITQDKVNFMFGPFGSGAAKAASTIAEKYKVPMLAATASSSQVYDQNYKYLFGTFTPNDTLTTPLTQLVKAKAADVKKVAILARNDLFPLAIAQEMEKSAKANGLEVVYFEKYAINTLDHSATLSQIKSLNPQWVFVTGYTNDLLLIRKQMVDQQMKANVVTMIAGPAYQEFIESAGQSAENISSASWWHPAEQYNGKDIFGTTANFVKLFKDKYKLEPDYAHASAAVCGALFQMAIEKAGSLDRDKVRDELAKMDVVTFWGPVKFGANGQINSLEPPVFQIQAGKPVVLFPDAIKQGDFKLGVN